Below is a genomic region from Deltaproteobacteria bacterium.
TTGTAGCAAAGGTATCTAAATCAATTATAGCAATAGCTTTATCTGTGTTTGAAAAAATAATATTAGATAGTTTTAAATCGCCATGCACAAGACGCGGTGGCAAATTAGTAAATGGTTCAAGATCGCCACTACGGGCGAGTATTTCATCACCAATTTTTTTGGTAGTCATATAATTAGGATGAGATACACTATTAATGAGAGTGTTACGAAGAAATGCAAAATGGCGAGCACAATCATGTACTGCCGGTCTTTGGTGTTTGCAGTTGTATTTTAAAGTACTTAAAGCTTGATGAAATCGTCCAACTAAGGCCCCTGCACTTTCACATATTTCAGCATTATCTGCATGCTGATAAGTATTACCATCAATATAATTAAATAATCGCCAAACCCCCTGTGTGCTATCTGTGGTAAATAAATCACCGCTGTCAGTGCGTATCAGACGCGGTGTAATTAAATTTGCATTCTCTAGGTGTAAAGTAATCACTTCAATGTCATCATGCACCGAAGTGTTAAAAATGGGATTAACCCACTGCAGCACCCAACGTTGATTATTTAGTTCTACAAGATAGGTACGATTAATAAGGCCTACAATAAGAGGAAATAATTTAGCATCTTGTAAATGCCAAGCTTTCAGCGCTTCTTGAGCATAGCTTATTAGGTCGTTATGCGAATGCAAATAACTATCTCCTTAGCTTGATATTTTTTGCTTAGTAGTTCGCTGATAAGTACCAAACCAAAGTATCCCAGCCAGTAAAAAACAAGCAGGTACGATTAGCATCGCTTGAGCTAAATTGCTTTTATCAGCGACGGCACCAATTAGTGGTGGTGAAATAGCATCTCCTAAAACATGAATAGCTAAGATGGCGGTAGCTGATGCGGTAGCGCGAATGCTAGGGCGAACCGTATTAACTATTTGAGCGTTAACCGGGCCAGTGTTAGCAAAGATAAAAAGTTCGCCTAGTGCTAGACGCCATAAAAAATCTATCTGAGTCGTGGCCGTAAGCGCTGAAAAAGCCAGCCCTGCACCAATAACCATTGCAACAATGTTTAACCATGCATAACCATTAGGGCTACGTGCTTGGAGTAAGTCACCAATTGCCCCACCAAGTAAGGTGCCCAGAATGCCGGTGACTACAGTAATACCGCCAAAAATAAGCATGCCGCGCTCGGCTGAGAGATTAAAAGTAACTCGAATATAACTTGGCATCCAGTTAGCAAGCCCGCCAATAGCAAAAGTATAAGCAATATAACCAGCAACCGTCCATAGGTAGGTGCGATTATGCAGTAGTTCTTTATATGTTTGCGCTAAAGGAGTTTTTTTAAGTTCATCTTTATCATCAAAACGCCCACGTTCAGGATCACGCATAAACCATAATAGCAAGGCGAGTAATAAACCTGGTGCTCCAACAATAAAGAATGAATGGCGCCAGCCAAAGCGCGACCCTAAAACTCCACCTAGAATATAACCCAAGGCGCTACCTACTGGGATAGCAAGAAAAAAAACCGCCATTGCCCGACCGCGTTTGCTTTTAGGAACCAAATCTGAAAGCAGCGCTGGGGAAATAGTGGCATAGGCGGCTTCGCCTACACCAACAGTAGCACGAGCCGCAAAGATAGTAGCAAAGTTTTTAGCAAACCCCGCGAGAGCGGTAGCTACTGACCAAATGGCTACTCCTACCCCAATCCAGCGAGTACGAACGCCGCGATCACCACCCCAACCAAACACCGGGCTGGTTAGGGCGTAAACTAAAATAAATGCCGTTGCTAATAGACCAGATTGAAAATGAGAAATACCAAGCTCACGTTCAATATCAGGAAAAAGCGCTGCGATAATAAAGCGATCAATATAATTAAAAAGATTTACCAAAGTTAATAGGGTAATAGCGCCAATAGCTCTATTATCTATAGTTAGAGCAGTAGGATTTGAAGCATCACTTTTTTCTGTATCGAGATTTGAAGAATCGTGCATATATTAAGCTTTAAAGCGAGAATGGATACACGGCAAGTAAGTATCTATTTTATTTTACGTGATAAGCGGGCCTTCGCTCACCGTAGTTTTAGTATTATTATTAGGCACCATTTCGACAATATGAGCTGAAATAAGGCGGTAGATGATCCGTGCAACTTCAAAAGCGCTACCACCAACCGCATTAATAATATCTTTTACTCGTAAGCGACCATCAATTTTATTATATACTACTTGCTCTTCTTTAGTGAGATTTAAACTTCCGCTGCTTCGGTTCACGCGATGAGGTATTAAATCAAATGAAGGTAATACGGTTTCAATAAGGCCCCATTCATCAACACGACGATATCCTTCCATCAGCAACGCTTCCATGCTGACACCCAATTCATATTCAAGATACTCAGGCGGCAAGTCGACAGTATGATGAAAATAAAATCTACCACTACGCCAACGTAAAAGTTCATACACTAGTTCTGAAGATTGATGAAATAAGGCGCGGCGTAGTTGTTCAGTGGATAAATATCCTAACTGGACAATTTGGCGACCAAGACGACGAGTTGTACCATGTCGGTTTTGTAAAATTAGTTCAAGCTCGTTAGGTTCAATCAAATGTTCACGCACAAGAATAGTACCTAGTAAAAATTCAGCACCAACATTATCACCGATAACAAAACGTACCGCGCCGTTTTTATAGGCAATATTTATACGTGCTTTAGTTCGCTCAGCCGTTAATATACCAGTCTGACGTTGAAAGGCTAATGC
It encodes:
- a CDS encoding DUF4388 domain-containing protein, translated to MTDITSPLPSLIVVDDSPTALRLMESVLTQAGYDVTCLAEGALVLETVKRLEPKIVFLDTSLNDVDISDLCRKLSTDPDLIDLSLILMTNRSDPVAISADARITDHITKPFTPEALLALVEHLVGRKDNENIDERPRTSTSETAATSTAQDHIHNLAQSVANMLQPQAKVVSLALVTQLERIFLEQRVVGRLWDVMRSLPGTPSLAGDISVIPLPDILQALAFQRQTGILTAERTKARINIAYKNGAVRFVIGDNVGAEFLLGTILVREHLIEPNELELILQNRHGTTRRLGRQIVQLGYLSTEQLRRALFHQSSELVYELLRWRSGRFYFHHTVDLPPEYLEYELGVSMEALLMEGYRRVDEWGLIETVLPSFDLIPHRVNRSSGSLNLTKEEQVVYNKIDGRLRVKDIINAVGGSAFEVARIIYRLISAHIVEMVPNNNTKTTVSEGPLIT
- a CDS encoding phosphotransferase — encoded protein: MHSHNDLISYAQEALKAWHLQDAKLFPLIVGLINRTYLVELNNQRWVLQWVNPIFNTSVHDDIEVITLHLENANLITPRLIRTDSGDLFTTDSTQGVWRLFNYIDGNTYQHADNAEICESAGALVGRFHQALSTLKYNCKHQRPAVHDCARHFAFLRNTLINSVSHPNYMTTKKIGDEILARSGDLEPFTNLPPRLVHGDLKLSNIIFSNTDKAIAIIDLDTFATMNIPAELGDAWRSWCNPAGENSTTSQLQLDYLTAALNGYAKYTHNLLTTNEILALPTALETITLELASRFCADAINENYFGWDNQKYKSASEHNIVRAAGQLSLARSIAEQKEDIKECIIKAFE
- a CDS encoding MFS transporter yields the protein MHDSSNLDTEKSDASNPTALTIDNRAIGAITLLTLVNLFNYIDRFIIAALFPDIERELGISHFQSGLLATAFILVYALTSPVFGWGGDRGVRTRWIGVGVAIWSVATALAGFAKNFATIFAARATVGVGEAAYATISPALLSDLVPKSKRGRAMAVFFLAIPVGSALGYILGGVLGSRFGWRHSFFIVGAPGLLLALLLWFMRDPERGRFDDKDELKKTPLAQTYKELLHNRTYLWTVAGYIAYTFAIGGLANWMPSYIRVTFNLSAERGMLIFGGITVVTGILGTLLGGAIGDLLQARSPNGYAWLNIVAMVIGAGLAFSALTATTQIDFLWRLALGELFIFANTGPVNAQIVNTVRPSIRATASATAILAIHVLGDAISPPLIGAVADKSNLAQAMLIVPACFLLAGILWFGTYQRTTKQKISS